TTAACGATTTCGCCGCAGCTTCGAGCTTGTGTATTTCTTCTTCGTTGGCGCGGAAAAGTTCCTTCTTCTCCAACCCCTGCTTCTCGTAATTCTTCATTATCCTGGTGCGACCCTGGACCCCGAGTTCCGTACCACACAGAGGACAATCGGCTTCTCCGGACGACAGCATGTCGACCTTATCGCGCAGTTCCTCCATCTCTTTCTTTAGTTTGTCATTCTCGGTCGCTAGATAGTGAATTCGATTGGACGACTCCTGATGCTCGCCGCGTTTTTTATCGAGCAATGCGTCCTGTCCTGCAAGCTCATCGAGACGGGTTTTTATATTTGCCGACGCATCGGCGTAAGCCGCGATCGTAGACTCGTATCTCTCCACGCGCTTGCTATGGTCGCGGATGCGGCCTTCGACCGAACGTATAGCATCCTCAGCCTGCTTGATGCGCCTCTCGATATCCGTCTGCTGTTTCTGTTTCAGATCCAGGCTTTGCTTGCGCTCCTGTAATACCCGAATGTCATCCTGAAACTTCTTCCATTCCTTCTCCATCAATGCGACCGTCTCGCCGACGCTGTGAAGCTCGGCTTCATGCGTTTCTTTTTCGGCGATCTCCCCGTTCATCTGCGCTATAGCTATATCCAGGTCCCTGGCCTCGCGCTCCTTCAGCCTGGCCTGCTCCCTGGCTTTGGCCTCCAGCTCATCGTAGCGCGAGAGCCCAAGGATATCGGCCAGCACCTGCTTGCGCTTGAACGGCTCTTTCTTGCTAAACTCGTCGGCGCGGCCCTGCACCAGATAGGCGCTGTTGATGAAGGTATCGTAGTCCATGCGCAGCGTGTCGATGATCTTGCGCTCGGTCTCGCGTATCGAGTCGCCCGATATCGAGCGGAAGCCGTCATCCGCGGCGACCTGGAAATCGAGGACCGACTGGCCGGGACGGCGCGGCTTCCCCTTCGACCTCTTGCGTATCACACGATAGCGTTCTTTGCCGACGGCGAACTCGAACTCCGCCTCCATATCCGTCATACCCAGGTGTATCAACTCATCGTCGGTCTTGGCCCGCGATTTGCCCCAGAGCGCCCACGTTATCGCGTCGAGCAGCGCGGACTTGCCGTTGCCGTTATCGCCGCAGAGGCAGGCGACGTGTATACCGTCGAAGGGCAGCGACGCCTCGCGGTAGCACATGAAATTGTGCAGAGACAGCTTGACGGGAATCATATCTGATATTCCCTGCCTTTTTCGGGAATGATTATTTCGACTCCTTTAGGCACGGCGAAAAGCTCGGGATGCTCCGTATGCACGGGGAACAGCGCCTTCGGGTTTATCGATTCTATGGAACGATTTATCTCGACTCCCGAGGCGTGGCCGGAGACGTGCGCCTTCTCGTACGGCATGAGCCCGAAGTGCTCAAGCCAGTTCTCGACCCTGTACTGCTCGATCTCGGCCTCTTCGTCGAAAGGCTCTGTCTTGGACCAGATGTAGCTGGAACCCGCGTCCGGCCTGATGTTTACCAGGTCGGTGAGGTCGAAGAAATCGATGCGGACGATGTACTGGCCCTGGTTGCGATGGATATCGTCGCATGTCACGCAGTTGGGACGTTCAAGGAACTCTCTCTCCCATGTAGCGTAGTCCTGCTTCACGACGTTGTCCGGATAAGCCGCCTGATCCGTCTTAGTTATAAGGCCCCAACCCTTCCTGTCCACATATATTGCGATGTTTTTGTCATCGAGCGAAGGCGCTCCCGCATCGCTGCCTTCCAGCCGCCGCAGCAGATAGGCCTGTTTAAGATTCAACGCCAGCTTGCGGCCGGTCGTCCTGGCGACCTCATGGAAGCTCCTGAGCCTCTCGATATCCTTCCATGGATAGTTGGCTATGACGAGGTTTTTGGTCTTTTGCACCACTCCGGCGACCTTCTCCTGAACATCGTCCTCGGTTGGCCCCTCCTTCTGGTCGATGCGCGTCCCCTCGCAGATGAGAGCGATAGGCTTAGCTTCCGCCGCGCGCCTCACGAACTCACGTGTCAGCTCGCCCGCGTATCCGTGAAAACGCAGGTCGCCGGTATAAGCGATTACGCCCTGAGACGTATGGATGAGATAACCGCAGGCCCCGGGCAGCGAGTGGTTCACAGGCACAGCTTCGATCTCAATATCACCGACGGCGATACGCTCGCCGCCGCTCAGCCCGCGGAACTCCCGCGCGACCTTCGCTTCCTCCCCCTTGACTTTGGTCAATCCCTCCCCCCTTGCGCTCGGCCTCAGCTTGAAGGACTCCTTGAGATTGAGGAAATCGCAAAACGAGCCACCCCCCGAGGTCTCCTCCATCGCGGCCAGCATCAGCTTAGTCACGTCCATCGCGTAAATAGGGATATCGCCGCGCAGGAAATGTATGTAATTGGCGTGGTCGGCGTGGGCGTGGCTGAGGAACACGGCATCATACGCGTGGGCCGGTTCGACCGCCATGCCCGCATGCGACAGGTAATCCTGGCGGTAGAAGCCGTTCATGTCGGGCAGCTCGGGAAGAAGGCCCATCTCAATGAAATCGACAACGCCATTGTAGCGCTTGGGCTGGAGGAAATCGTCGAAGTACAGGTTCGACTGCCCGAAGCTCATTCCGAAATCGAGCCAGACGCGCGCGCCGTCCGCCTCTGCCAGTATCTTGTTGCCGCCGATCTCGCCGACGCCGCCGTAAAAGGTGAGCTTGGCCATAGTGCCACTATTCTAACATAATCGGCGGCGGCGGAAGCGCCTATTTGAATAATGCCGCCCAGACGATCGCATCCAGGACGGCGCAGTGAAAGGCGAAATATATGCTGCCGGCGACGGCCAGCCAGTATGCAACCCCTGACGTTTGGGTCTTAAGGGCTAGAAGCGCCCAGACCAGTGCGATCGAGGCGAGCCCTACAATGGCCAGCACAACTCGGATTCCGACCCACAGAGCAGTTCCCGGATTGCCCACGTAGACATTGGTCAGCGGCATCCAGAAAGCCGACGGTATCAGAATCAATAGAAAGATCACGTAGAACGTGCTATATCCGAACCTGCCCGAGATGCTCACCTCGGCGGGCGTCAGCCGGGCCAGGATAAAATAGAGGAAGGCGAGATAGCCAATTGCGGCCAGTATCATATACACGCCGTAGACCGGCCTGATGGCTGCGGGAACCCCTCCCCACAGGGCGTTGGCCGCGTTCGGCCCGGCGTTGTGCAGCCCCAGTATGTAGCTGCCGATTACGGCAATGCCGCCGATGATATTTATGACCAGTAAAATTATCTGTTGCGAAGCCATATTTCCCCCTCCTTACGTGCGGTTACCCTACGAGTTTCCAGGCTCGACGCGTCTCAGCGCCTGCACCAGAACCCCCGGCCCCCCGTGAACCCCCAGCGCGGCCCCCAGCGCGGCTATACTGATACTCTCCTCCGGAAGCAGCGTCGCCAGGCGGCTTTTAAGCAGACGCGCCTGGTCTGGCACGCAGCTGTGAACGATAATCAGCTCGCTTGCCGGCAGATTTTGCTTCACGTAGTCAAATATCCGGTCAATGCCCTTAGCGGTAGTGCGCACGAGGCCCGCACGCACTATCTCCCCCTGCCTGAACGTCAGCAGAGGCTTCACGTTCAACAGCCGCGAAGCTTCGGCGATCGTCCTGTTCAACCTGCCGCCGCGGGCCAGGTATTTCATTGTATCGAACATGCCGAACATGCGAACCTGCCGCTTCGACCTGTAGGCCTCCTCCACAACCGCAGCCATGGAGGCCCCGGATCGCGCCAGCCGCGCCGCGGCCGTGACCACAAGACACAGCCCGGCGGAATTGAAACCGGAATCAATCACCTCTATGGGAAC
This sequence is a window from Dehalococcoidia bacterium. Protein-coding genes within it:
- a CDS encoding SMC family ATPase, which codes for MIPVKLSLHNFMCYREASLPFDGIHVACLCGDNGNGKSALLDAITWALWGKSRAKTDDELIHLGMTDMEAEFEFAVGKERYRVIRKRSKGKPRRPGQSVLDFQVAADDGFRSISGDSIRETERKIIDTLRMDYDTFINSAYLVQGRADEFSKKEPFKRKQVLADILGLSRYDELEAKAREQARLKEREARDLDIAIAQMNGEIAEKETHEAELHSVGETVALMEKEWKKFQDDIRVLQERKQSLDLKQKQQTDIERRIKQAEDAIRSVEGRIRDHSKRVERYESTIAAYADASANIKTRLDELAGQDALLDKKRGEHQESSNRIHYLATENDKLKKEMEELRDKVDMLSSGEADCPLCGTELGVQGRTRIMKNYEKQGLEKKELFRANEEEIHKLEAAAKSLKVDIGGLERTVRDGREQWARRAEALDKDYREAGKALPEERDALKKAGDELKRWSEALDAETKNRDTQRAELVDLPKAQAELATKQKESNDVARSLEQGRQRMGSVQEKLDRCANLERARAEKSTLREAVTKEQRIYEELSLAFGKKGIQAMLIENALPELEEEANRLLARMTDNRMSVRVESQRALKSKEGEAETLDIVIGDELGTRRYEMYSGGEAFRIDFALRIALSKLLARRAGAPLPTLIVDEGFGSQDAGGRERLVEAINSIQDDFEKILVITHIDEMKESFPVRIEVTKGADGSKVEVV
- a CDS encoding MBL fold metallo-hydrolase translates to MAKLTFYGGVGEIGGNKILAEADGARVWLDFGMSFGQSNLYFDDFLQPKRYNGVVDFIEMGLLPELPDMNGFYRQDYLSHAGMAVEPAHAYDAVFLSHAHADHANYIHFLRGDIPIYAMDVTKLMLAAMEETSGGGSFCDFLNLKESFKLRPSARGEGLTKVKGEEAKVAREFRGLSGGERIAVGDIEIEAVPVNHSLPGACGYLIHTSQGVIAYTGDLRFHGYAGELTREFVRRAAEAKPIALICEGTRIDQKEGPTEDDVQEKVAGVVQKTKNLVIANYPWKDIERLRSFHEVARTTGRKLALNLKQAYLLRRLEGSDAGAPSLDDKNIAIYVDRKGWGLITKTDQAAYPDNVVKQDYATWEREFLERPNCVTCDDIHRNQGQYIVRIDFFDLTDLVNIRPDAGSSYIWSKTEPFDEEAEIEQYRVENWLEHFGLMPYEKAHVSGHASGVEINRSIESINPKALFPVHTEHPELFAVPKGVEIIIPEKGREYQI
- a CDS encoding DegV family protein, which encodes MAVQIVTDSTSDISPELARELNIRVVPIYVRFDREIYRDGVDISAKDFYSRLITSPVHPATSQPNPEDFIRVYKDCAGSHDGIVSIHISSKISGTFNSASIAKKNLNSSVPIEVIDSGFNSAGLCLVVTAAARLARSGASMAAVVEEAYRSKRQVRMFGMFDTMKYLARGGRLNRTIAEASRLLNVKPLLTFRQGEIVRAGLVRTTAKGIDRIFDYVKQNLPASELIIVHSCVPDQARLLKSRLATLLPEESISIAALGAALGVHGGPGVLVQALRRVEPGNS